In a genomic window of Flavobacterium sp. KACC 22761:
- a CDS encoding MoaD/ThiS family protein — protein MIEVKYFGAVAEKTKCEFEKLSFSEELSLQKLLQDLNEKYQFESLTFSVAVNQKIVSKASAYTLQTSDIVALLPPFAGG, from the coding sequence ATGATTGAGGTTAAATATTTTGGAGCCGTTGCCGAAAAAACAAAATGCGAATTTGAAAAATTATCTTTTTCAGAAGAATTGTCATTGCAAAAATTATTGCAGGATTTGAACGAAAAATATCAGTTTGAATCCCTGACTTTCAGTGTCGCAGTAAATCAAAAAATAGTTTCAAAAGCTTCAGCTTATACTTTGCAGACAAGTGATATTGTAGCTTTGTTGCCACCATTTGCGGGAGGATAA
- the moaA gene encoding GTP 3',8-cyclase MoaA encodes MTASNTILMDSFGRKHNYLRISLLEKCNLRCTYCMPADGIVLSPKASLMTADEIFEIAQTFVKNGVDKIRLTGGEPLLRKDFPEIVSKLSNLNVSLSITTNGILIDRHIDVLKQFSVKKINLSLDTLVSSKFHSITLRNQFKKVIDNLHLLLNHDFEVKVNVVLIKGFNDNEIVDFVKLTQFLPISVRFIEFMPFAGNEWDRRKMVSQKEILSLVETQFFSEEIHKLEDERNFTSRNYKIKDFQGDFGIISSITNPFCDSCNRIRLTADGKIKNCLFSNSETDLLTAFRNGESINDLISESIQNKKKVRAGMATIHEMDDPALHFDNRSMIAIGG; translated from the coding sequence ATGACAGCCTCTAACACAATTTTGATGGATAGTTTTGGGCGCAAACATAATTATTTGCGTATTTCGTTACTGGAAAAATGCAATCTGCGTTGTACGTATTGCATGCCAGCGGATGGAATCGTATTATCTCCAAAAGCTAGTTTAATGACGGCTGATGAGATTTTTGAAATTGCCCAGACTTTCGTAAAAAATGGTGTTGACAAAATAAGATTAACAGGCGGAGAACCTTTATTAAGAAAAGATTTTCCTGAAATTGTTTCTAAATTATCAAATCTTAATGTTTCACTTTCAATTACAACAAACGGCATTTTAATTGATCGCCATATAGACGTTTTAAAGCAATTTAGTGTCAAAAAAATCAATTTGAGTTTAGATACTTTGGTTTCTTCTAAATTTCACTCTATAACACTTAGAAATCAGTTTAAGAAAGTAATTGATAATTTGCATTTGCTTTTGAATCATGATTTTGAGGTCAAAGTAAATGTGGTTTTGATTAAAGGTTTTAATGATAACGAAATTGTCGATTTTGTCAAACTGACTCAGTTTCTGCCAATTTCGGTACGTTTCATCGAATTTATGCCTTTTGCAGGAAACGAGTGGGACAGAAGGAAAATGGTTTCACAAAAAGAGATTTTATCATTGGTGGAAACACAATTTTTTTCTGAAGAAATTCACAAATTAGAAGATGAACGAAACTTCACTTCAAGAAATTATAAAATAAAAGATTTTCAAGGCGATTTTGGGATTATCAGTTCTATTACAAATCCGTTTTGTGACAGCTGCAACCGCATTCGCTTGACGGCTGACGGAAAAATTAAAAACTGCCTTTTCTCGAATTCAGAAACCGATTTGCTGACCGCTTTTAGAAATGGGGAATCAATCAATGATTTAATTTCAGAATCGATTCAGAATAAAAAGAAAGTACGCGCTGGAATGGCCACAATTCATGAAATGGATGATCCTGCACTTCATTTTGATAATCGTAGTATGATTGCGATTGGGGGATAG
- the cobA gene encoding uroporphyrinogen-III C-methyltransferase, whose amino-acid sequence MQNFKTPKLTIVGAGPGDVELITLKAIKALENADVVLYDALVNEELLEYASDAEIVFVGKRLGCHAYTQDQINDLIVSMANRYGHVVRLKGGDSFVFGRGSEEIDYAVKFGLETAVVPGISSALGVPATAGISLTQRKIAESFWVITGTTSNHALSKDIHLASKSAATVVILMGMHKLDEIISIYQENRNDDLPIAIIQNGTKNSEQKVIGTISTITKLVSEKNISSPAIIVIGEVVKNTSKLTEYFQEHFDDEFIFQNLNL is encoded by the coding sequence ATGCAAAATTTTAAAACCCCAAAATTAACGATCGTAGGCGCAGGTCCAGGTGACGTTGAATTGATTACATTAAAAGCAATTAAAGCTTTAGAAAACGCCGATGTCGTTTTGTATGATGCGTTGGTTAATGAAGAATTATTAGAGTACGCATCAGATGCCGAAATTGTTTTTGTTGGAAAACGTTTAGGTTGTCACGCTTATACACAAGACCAGATTAACGATTTGATTGTTTCGATGGCAAACCGCTACGGCCATGTTGTGCGTTTAAAAGGCGGTGATTCTTTTGTTTTTGGAAGAGGAAGCGAAGAAATCGATTATGCTGTAAAATTTGGCTTGGAAACTGCTGTTGTTCCTGGAATTTCCTCGGCTTTGGGCGTTCCGGCTACTGCGGGAATTAGTTTGACACAGCGCAAAATTGCCGAAAGTTTTTGGGTAATTACAGGAACAACATCTAATCATGCATTGTCAAAAGATATTCATTTAGCATCAAAATCGGCGGCGACGGTTGTGATTTTAATGGGAATGCATAAATTGGATGAAATCATTTCGATTTATCAAGAAAATAGAAATGACGATCTTCCAATTGCCATAATTCAAAACGGAACTAAAAATTCGGAACAAAAAGTGATTGGAACTATTAGCACAATTACTAAATTGGTATCCGAAAAAAATATATCATCACCAGCTATTATCGTGATTGGTGAAGTCGTGAAAAATACATCAAAATTGACCGAGTATTTTCAAGAACATTTTGATGATGAATTCATTTTTCAAAATTTAAATTTATAA
- a CDS encoding rubredoxin, with translation MELTRLIVKGGVISPGELREIVDMAMDQGLDSISFGSRQDIIFPKGFKDLDKQDLGKHHFVYPDQKSGNNIVSSYVSTDIFRNTNWLTGNRFLYILEEFKEQPKLKVNITDPKQQLVPLFTGHLNFIASEHEDYWYLYIRLPKWEKMEVYPVLIYSWDLAKIYYEIEKITDEGSVDIEMLFTLVSEALDTNNRTIDKPLNIPFYPFPYYEGMNRMGIDQYWLGLYWRNNLYDLDFLKEMCDLCFECKIGKICITPWKSFIIKGIPKDRKLEWEKFLGKRGINVRHSLLELNWHLPVAMEWALNLKTFLVRTLDQFDISTYGLNFGISEYNRDGHYFTSIVIEKNELPQALESIKIRDTYNVLFAKNFDPNTREYIVHSQDIDKLELPTILIELSRKYFDELGNTASETTENPQKKEKPQLDIYQCQECLTLYNPEYGDESQGIPKGILFTDLSETYCCSLCEAPKSNFRILELVKN, from the coding sequence ATGGAACTAACACGATTAATAGTAAAAGGAGGCGTCATATCGCCTGGAGAGCTTAGAGAAATTGTAGACATGGCAATGGATCAAGGTTTGGACTCAATTTCTTTTGGATCAAGACAAGATATTATTTTCCCGAAAGGCTTTAAAGATCTCGATAAACAAGATTTAGGAAAACACCATTTTGTTTATCCCGATCAAAAAAGTGGCAACAATATCGTTTCTTCTTATGTTTCGACTGATATTTTCAGAAATACGAACTGGCTTACGGGAAATCGTTTTTTATATATTTTAGAAGAGTTTAAAGAACAACCAAAACTTAAAGTCAACATAACCGATCCGAAACAGCAATTAGTTCCTTTGTTTACAGGGCATTTGAATTTTATTGCTTCAGAACATGAAGATTATTGGTATTTGTACATTCGTCTTCCAAAATGGGAGAAAATGGAAGTTTATCCTGTATTGATTTACAGCTGGGATTTGGCGAAGATTTACTACGAAATCGAAAAAATAACCGATGAAGGTTCTGTTGATATTGAAATGCTTTTTACTTTAGTAAGCGAAGCATTAGACACTAATAACCGAACAATCGACAAACCATTGAATATTCCGTTTTATCCATTTCCATATTACGAAGGAATGAATAGAATGGGAATTGATCAATATTGGCTTGGATTATATTGGCGAAATAATTTATACGATTTAGATTTCCTAAAAGAAATGTGCGATTTGTGTTTTGAATGCAAAATCGGAAAAATATGTATCACGCCGTGGAAATCTTTCATTATAAAAGGAATTCCCAAAGATAGAAAACTGGAATGGGAAAAATTTTTGGGAAAAAGAGGAATCAATGTCCGTCATTCATTATTGGAATTAAACTGGCATTTGCCTGTTGCAATGGAATGGGCTTTGAACCTAAAAACTTTCCTCGTTAGAACATTAGATCAATTTGACATCAGCACGTACGGATTGAATTTCGGAATTTCAGAATACAATCGCGACGGACATTATTTTACTTCGATCGTTATCGAAAAAAATGAACTTCCGCAAGCTTTAGAATCCATTAAAATCAGAGATACTTACAATGTCTTGTTTGCGAAGAATTTCGACCCAAATACACGTGAATATATTGTGCATTCGCAGGATATCGATAAATTAGAACTTCCAACCATTTTAATTGAATTAAGTCGCAAATATTTTGATGAACTCGGAAATACAGCTTCAGAAACAACTGAAAATCCGCAGAAAAAAGAAAAACCACAATTAGACATTTACCAATGCCAAGAATGTTTGACGCTTTATAATCCTGAATACGGCGATGAATCACAAGGAATTCCGAAAGGCATTTTATTCACAGATCTATCCGAAACCTATTGCTGTTCTCTTTGCGAAGCACCAAAAAGCAATTTCAGGATTTTGGAACTTGTAAAAAATTAA
- a CDS encoding HesA/MoeB/ThiF family protein, whose product MKVAPRYNRQTILPEIGEEGQHKLSKSKVLIIGAGGLGAAILPYVAGAGIGEIGIVDDDVIEVSNLHRQVIYKTSAVGKSKAEEAKSMISELNPEIKVNAFSEKLSGKNAIPLFEKYDIIVDATDNISIKYLINDACLVINKPMVYGSIFRFQGQVSVFNYQNGPTYRCLYPDENSNALNCEDAGVIGVSVGIIGMLQANEVIKMILGIGEVLSGKILVYNILNNEQQKYDFEKSDFLSISRESFEEKYNKSEIKEISFELILEEINNDGILFLDVRNEDELPKMSLQHQIKIPLMHLENEIEKLDKNQTIYIFCQSGIRSKIAVELLQKHQFKNIKSIAGGALAMKSLLKEEINL is encoded by the coding sequence ATGAAAGTAGCACCGAGATATAACCGACAAACAATTCTTCCCGAAATAGGAGAGGAAGGCCAGCATAAATTATCAAAATCAAAAGTTTTGATAATTGGAGCCGGAGGTTTGGGTGCCGCAATTTTGCCTTATGTAGCAGGAGCAGGAATTGGTGAAATCGGGATTGTGGATGATGATGTGATCGAAGTTTCGAATCTGCATCGTCAGGTTATTTATAAAACTTCTGCAGTTGGAAAATCGAAAGCTGAAGAAGCTAAATCGATGATTTCAGAATTAAATCCGGAAATAAAAGTCAATGCTTTTTCTGAAAAATTATCTGGAAAAAATGCGATTCCATTATTTGAAAAATATGACATTATTGTTGATGCGACCGATAATATTTCAATTAAATATTTAATTAACGATGCGTGTTTGGTAATCAATAAACCAATGGTTTACGGATCGATTTTTAGATTTCAGGGACAGGTTTCAGTTTTCAACTATCAAAACGGGCCAACATACAGATGTTTGTATCCAGATGAAAATTCGAATGCTTTAAATTGTGAAGACGCGGGAGTAATTGGAGTTTCGGTTGGAATTATTGGAATGCTTCAAGCCAATGAAGTCATTAAAATGATTCTTGGAATTGGAGAAGTTTTAAGTGGTAAAATATTGGTTTATAATATTTTGAACAATGAACAGCAAAAGTATGATTTTGAGAAAAGTGATTTTCTGTCAATAAGCAGAGAATCATTCGAAGAAAAATACAATAAATCTGAAATTAAAGAAATAAGTTTTGAATTGATTTTAGAAGAAATAAACAATGATGGCATTTTATTTTTGGATGTAAGAAACGAAGATGAACTACCAAAAATGAGTTTGCAACATCAAATAAAAATTCCGTTGATGCATTTGGAAAATGAAATTGAAAAGTTAGATAAAAACCAAACGATTTATATTTTCTGCCAATCCGGAATAAGAAGTAAAATAGCAGTCGAATTGCTTCAAAAACATCAATTTAAAAATATAAAAAGTATTGCTGGAGGTGCTTTGGCAATGAAGAGTTTATTGAAAGAAGAAATAAATTTATAG
- the moaCB gene encoding bifunctional molybdenum cofactor biosynthesis protein MoaC/MoaB: MVDITHKISTLRVATATAIVKVSKQETIDAVVNNLVPKGNVFEMAKTAGLFAVKNTHLSIPDCHPLPIEFTAVEYNIEGLEIHIIFKVKTVYKTGVEVEAMHGASIVALTMYDMLKPIDKEIEISTIKLINKEGGKSSFKNRFPNAIKAAVFVCSDSIFAGDKEDRSGKTIVEKLDSYGVETSHYEIIPDELDIIQEKTKAFAKENQLVIFTGGTGLSPRDVTPEALEPILESRIPGIEEAIRSYGQQRMPYAMLSRSVAGTLGKTLVMALPGSTNGVRESMDAVFPHVMHVFHILKGKNHDSL; the protein is encoded by the coding sequence ATGGTAGATATTACGCATAAAATAAGCACTTTGAGAGTAGCAACTGCAACGGCAATTGTAAAAGTCAGTAAACAAGAAACAATTGATGCTGTTGTCAACAATTTAGTGCCAAAAGGTAACGTGTTTGAAATGGCAAAAACGGCAGGATTATTTGCGGTAAAAAACACGCATTTATCTATTCCGGATTGTCACCCGCTTCCTATTGAATTTACTGCTGTAGAATATAATATCGAAGGTTTAGAAATCCATATTATTTTCAAAGTAAAAACGGTTTATAAAACCGGAGTTGAGGTTGAGGCGATGCATGGTGCATCAATTGTGGCATTGACCATGTACGATATGCTAAAACCGATTGATAAAGAAATCGAGATTTCGACGATCAAATTAATCAATAAAGAAGGCGGAAAATCGTCTTTCAAAAATAGATTTCCGAATGCTATAAAAGCGGCGGTTTTTGTTTGTTCTGATTCGATTTTTGCAGGAGATAAAGAGGATCGTTCGGGTAAAACAATTGTAGAAAAATTAGATTCATACGGAGTTGAAACTTCTCATTATGAAATCATTCCAGATGAATTGGATATTATTCAGGAAAAAACAAAAGCTTTCGCTAAAGAAAATCAGTTGGTGATTTTTACTGGCGGAACTGGTTTGTCTCCACGAGATGTAACGCCCGAAGCTTTAGAACCAATTTTAGAAAGCAGAATTCCTGGAATTGAAGAAGCAATCCGCAGTTATGGCCAACAGAGAATGCCATATGCAATGCTTTCGAGAAGTGTTGCTGGAACCTTGGGAAAAACCTTGGTTATGGCTTTGCCAGGTTCGACAAACGGCGTACGAGAATCAATGGATGCTGTTTTCCCACACGTAATGCACGTCTTTCATATTTTAAAAGGAAAAAACCATGACAGCCTCTAA
- a CDS encoding sulfite exporter TauE/SafE family protein: MSLLSSENILLFSFALIVIAFLYSSVGHGGASGYLALMSIFAFPVLVMKPSALLLNLFVSSISFLFYYKNNYFKPNLFYPFAIASIPAAFIGGFITLDNAIYKIVLGIVLVFAALRLFGIFNFKEKEEVKINLPLALTIGFAIGLLSGMLGIGGGIILSPILLFLGWASVKESAAISSLFIFVNSFAGMLGFFLGGKTIPMESFYLVPIAVIGGMLGGFYGSGKFSNKTLKMVLGTVILMASIKLIFP; the protein is encoded by the coding sequence ATGAGTCTCCTAAGTTCCGAAAATATATTATTATTCAGTTTTGCCTTAATTGTAATTGCCTTTTTATATTCTAGTGTTGGGCACGGCGGAGCGTCGGGATATTTGGCGTTGATGAGCATTTTTGCTTTTCCGGTTTTAGTGATGAAACCTTCAGCGTTGCTTCTAAATTTATTTGTTTCGAGCATTTCGTTTTTGTTTTATTATAAAAACAATTATTTCAAGCCAAATCTCTTTTATCCGTTTGCGATTGCCTCAATTCCGGCAGCGTTTATTGGAGGTTTTATAACATTGGACAATGCGATTTATAAAATTGTTTTAGGAATTGTATTGGTTTTTGCAGCGCTCAGATTGTTTGGTATATTTAATTTTAAAGAAAAAGAAGAAGTAAAAATCAACCTGCCGCTTGCTTTAACAATTGGTTTTGCCATCGGATTATTATCTGGAATGTTGGGAATTGGCGGCGGTATTATTTTAAGTCCGATTCTATTATTTTTAGGATGGGCATCGGTTAAGGAATCGGCGGCGATTTCGAGTTTGTTCATTTTTGTGAATTCATTTGCCGGAATGCTGGGATTCTTTTTAGGAGGAAAAACAATTCCGATGGAAAGTTTTTATTTAGTTCCAATTGCTGTTATAGGTGGAATGTTAGGCGGATTTTATGGAAGTGGAAAATTCTCAAACAAAACCTTAAAAATGGTTTTAGGAACTGTGATTTTAATGGCAAGTATTAAATTGATTTTTCCTTGA
- a CDS encoding molybdopterin-dependent oxidoreductase, with product MQSTKIKTTCSYCGVGCGIIVTNDAKNGVMVEGDKDHPVNKGMLCSKGMNLHYVVNDTSDRILYPEMRGSKNYPLERVSWDTALDRAAAVFSSIIKKHGPDSVGFYISGQCLTEEYYLVNKLVKGFLKTNNIDTNSRLCMSSAVVGYKKTFGEDSVPIAYDDIELADTFLITGANPAWCHPILFRRLEKHKEKNPKTKIICIDPRRTDTAAFADLHLQIIPGSDIILYHAIARRIIEKGYVDHDFVKNHAENFKQYKDLVLGTSLEKASKLCGISVNDIKLAADIIGKAKGFISLWAMGLNQSAVGVDKNTALLNLSLLTGQVGKSGSGPFSLTGQPNAMGGREVGGMATLLAAHKDIANPIHRKEVADFWGVDEISDKPGLTATEMFEALESGKMKAVWIICTNPLVSLPDSRRAEKALQNAKFVVVQDISHNADTAKFADLLLPAAGWLEKEGTMTNSERRISYLPKGINAPGEALPDIEILIRFAKKMNFNGFNFNSAEEIYKEHCALTKNTNIDISFLNYNRLKTEGTFQWPVPDYNHPGTPRLFTDKKFYTPSGKAIFNLPVSIENTSVQPNDEFPFILTTGRIRDQWHTMTKTGKVSRLLTHIPSPVLEINPIDAFKNDIKNGDIVTVTSKNGEVRVKAKVTDSIKEKVVFLPMHWGKQLENDLNRTNNLTNTVVDPISKEPDFKFTTVSIKKYVKPFQKIAIVGAGAASFRFIQNYREFNSTDEIIVFSNEVNPFYNRVLLPEYMTGEFSWEQLLKVKDGEAFSKLKITMKAGVAIEKLDPKQKTIIDSQGEIHTFDSLIMATGSRPFVPENAQLHLPGRFTVRKKEDADRLKKHLDSTNLPPEEQHVVIIGGGLLGLELAAALKHKKVKTTIIQRASRLMERQLDRISSKLLAEEVQLRDIQIYFDNEVSTVFETDNPNEIEIALKSGKIITANAIVYTIGTIPNIEIARESGLACGRGVKVNQYLQTSNPNIFAIGEIAEFNNKLFGITSAAEEQADILANFLAGDISSYYKGSILMNILKLEDINLCSIGDIEIPENDDSYEEIVFADLKKRYYKKCIVKNDLLVGAILMGDKNEFAEFKTMIESKIELSDKRNTLLRGSSNAKPVLGKLVCSCSQVGAGNIEETIKSGVNDFTELCKNTGAGLGCGSCKTEVKEILAKCK from the coding sequence GTACCAAGATCAAAACTACCTGTTCCTACTGTGGCGTTGGCTGCGGAATAATCGTGACCAACGATGCTAAAAATGGTGTAATGGTCGAAGGTGATAAAGATCATCCTGTTAATAAAGGAATGTTATGTTCTAAAGGAATGAACCTGCACTACGTAGTTAATGACACCTCTGACCGAATTTTATATCCGGAAATGCGCGGAAGCAAAAATTATCCGTTAGAACGCGTTAGTTGGGATACCGCTCTTGACCGCGCCGCAGCTGTTTTTTCTTCTATCATAAAAAAACATGGACCAGACAGCGTTGGATTTTATATTTCGGGACAATGTTTAACCGAAGAATATTACTTAGTCAATAAATTGGTAAAAGGCTTTTTGAAAACCAACAACATCGATACCAATTCAAGACTTTGTATGAGTTCGGCAGTTGTGGGTTATAAAAAGACATTTGGCGAAGATTCTGTACCAATTGCTTATGATGATATTGAACTTGCCGATACTTTTTTAATAACAGGCGCAAATCCGGCTTGGTGCCACCCTATTCTATTCAGGCGATTAGAAAAACACAAAGAGAAAAACCCGAAAACTAAAATAATTTGTATCGATCCAAGACGAACAGATACTGCCGCTTTCGCTGATTTGCATTTGCAGATTATTCCTGGTTCAGACATTATTTTATATCATGCTATTGCCAGACGCATTATCGAAAAAGGTTATGTCGATCATGATTTCGTTAAAAATCACGCTGAAAATTTCAAACAATACAAAGATTTAGTTTTAGGTACTTCGCTTGAAAAAGCTTCGAAACTTTGCGGCATTTCTGTAAACGATATTAAGCTTGCTGCAGACATCATCGGAAAAGCAAAAGGATTCATTTCGCTTTGGGCAATGGGACTCAATCAAAGTGCTGTTGGTGTTGATAAAAATACAGCTTTGCTGAATTTATCTCTTTTAACCGGACAAGTTGGAAAATCGGGTTCTGGACCGTTTTCATTAACAGGTCAGCCAAATGCAATGGGCGGACGCGAAGTGGGCGGCATGGCAACACTTTTAGCTGCGCACAAAGACATTGCAAACCCGATACATCGAAAAGAAGTTGCCGACTTTTGGGGTGTTGACGAGATTTCAGATAAACCGGGTTTAACCGCAACAGAAATGTTTGAAGCCTTAGAATCTGGTAAAATGAAGGCCGTTTGGATTATTTGCACCAATCCGTTGGTAAGTTTACCCGATTCGAGAAGAGCCGAAAAAGCACTTCAAAATGCCAAATTCGTTGTAGTTCAGGATATTTCGCATAATGCCGATACAGCCAAATTTGCTGATTTATTATTGCCTGCCGCAGGTTGGCTGGAAAAAGAAGGAACAATGACCAATTCGGAGCGTCGTATTTCTTATTTACCAAAAGGAATTAATGCTCCGGGAGAAGCTTTACCAGATATCGAAATTCTAATTCGCTTTGCGAAAAAAATGAATTTCAACGGCTTCAATTTCAACAGTGCCGAAGAAATTTATAAAGAGCATTGTGCGCTCACTAAAAATACTAACATTGATATTTCGTTTCTAAATTATAACCGTTTAAAGACCGAAGGAACTTTTCAGTGGCCCGTTCCTGATTATAATCATCCGGGAACTCCTAGATTATTTACAGATAAAAAATTCTATACGCCTTCTGGAAAAGCGATTTTCAATTTGCCTGTTTCTATCGAAAATACTTCGGTTCAGCCAAATGACGAATTCCCGTTTATTTTAACAACAGGAAGAATTCGTGATCAATGGCACACAATGACGAAAACAGGAAAAGTGTCAAGATTATTAACCCATATTCCGAGTCCGGTTCTGGAAATAAATCCGATTGATGCTTTTAAAAATGACATTAAAAACGGTGATATTGTTACGGTTACGAGTAAAAACGGAGAAGTTCGTGTAAAAGCAAAAGTTACCGATTCGATCAAAGAAAAAGTCGTTTTCCTGCCAATGCATTGGGGAAAACAACTTGAAAATGATTTAAATAGAACCAATAATTTAACGAATACTGTCGTTGATCCAATTTCAAAAGAACCTGATTTTAAGTTTACAACCGTTTCGATTAAAAAATATGTAAAGCCATTTCAGAAAATTGCGATTGTTGGCGCTGGAGCGGCTTCTTTCCGATTTATTCAAAACTATCGCGAATTCAATTCAACAGATGAAATTATTGTTTTTTCTAATGAAGTAAATCCGTTTTATAACCGTGTTTTGCTTCCTGAATATATGACGGGAGAATTTAGTTGGGAACAACTTTTAAAAGTAAAAGACGGCGAAGCTTTCAGTAAGTTGAAAATCACTATGAAAGCTGGAGTGGCAATTGAAAAATTAGACCCAAAGCAAAAAACAATTATAGATAGTCAAGGCGAAATTCATACTTTCGATTCGTTGATTATGGCTACTGGAAGCCGTCCTTTTGTGCCAGAAAATGCGCAACTTCATCTTCCTGGCCGATTTACCGTTAGAAAAAAAGAAGATGCCGATCGTTTGAAAAAGCATTTGGACAGCACCAATCTTCCACCCGAAGAACAACATGTCGTAATTATCGGTGGCGGATTATTAGGATTAGAATTAGCCGCAGCCTTAAAACATAAAAAAGTAAAAACTACTATTATTCAGCGTGCTTCGCGTTTGATGGAACGCCAATTAGACCGAATTTCAAGCAAATTATTGGCCGAAGAAGTACAACTTCGTGATATTCAGATTTATTTTGATAATGAAGTCAGTACGGTTTTTGAAACTGATAACCCAAATGAAATCGAGATTGCTTTAAAGAGTGGCAAAATCATAACGGCAAATGCCATCGTATATACAATTGGAACTATTCCGAATATTGAAATCGCCCGAGAAAGCGGTTTAGCCTGCGGACGTGGTGTAAAAGTAAATCAGTATTTGCAGACTTCAAATCCAAATATTTTTGCTATTGGAGAAATCGCCGAATTCAACAATAAATTGTTCGGAATCACATCTGCCGCCGAAGAACAAGCCGATATTTTGGCTAACTTTTTAGCAGGCGATATCAGCAGTTATTATAAGGGTTCAATTTTGATGAATATTCTAAAATTAGAAGACATCAATCTTTGCAGTATTGGCGATATCGAAATTCCAGAAAATGACGATTCGTACGAAGAAATTGTTTTTGCCGATTTAAAAAAACGCTATTACAAAAAATGCATCGTAAAAAACGATCTTTTGGTTGGTGCCATTTTGATGGGAGATAAAAATGAGTTTGCCGAATTCAAAACCATGATTGAAAGTAAAATCGAATTATCAGACAAACGAAATACGCTTTTAAGAGGAAGCTCAAATGCAAAACCGGTTTTAGGAAAATTAGTGTGCTCCTGCAGTCAAGTTGGAGCCGGAAATATTGAGGAAACGATTAAAAGCGGTGTAAATGATTTCACTGAATTATGCAAAAACACAGGCGCAGGTTTAGGATGCGGAAGCTGCAAAACTGAAGTTAAAGAGATTCTTGCAAAGTGTAAATAG
- a CDS encoding molybdenum cofactor guanylyltransferase translates to METLTVFILCGGKSTRMQSEKGLVLFQDKPFIEHVIQAILPITNNIKLITASKEYDYLEYEKIPDLIIDKGPLGGIYTALSHSETEFNLILSCDIPLISTELLQELISKHNTEAEITVFASESRLHPLIGVYSKKILPVIKGAIDNDDLKMMNLFANVPHQIINIDESENFPLTNINSADELNDLNINLS, encoded by the coding sequence ATGGAAACACTAACAGTATTTATTCTTTGTGGTGGAAAAAGTACCAGAATGCAGTCTGAAAAAGGATTGGTTTTGTTTCAGGATAAACCGTTTATTGAGCATGTAATTCAGGCCATTTTGCCTATTACAAATAATATAAAACTGATTACAGCATCAAAAGAATATGATTATTTGGAGTATGAAAAAATTCCAGATTTGATAATAGATAAAGGTCCGTTAGGCGGAATTTATACGGCATTATCACATTCTGAAACCGAATTTAATTTGATTTTGAGTTGTGATATTCCGTTGATTTCAACCGAATTATTGCAGGAATTAATTTCAAAACACAATACAGAAGCAGAAATTACGGTCTTTGCTTCAGAAAGCAGATTGCATCCATTAATCGGAGTTTATTCTAAAAAAATATTGCCTGTTATCAAAGGCGCAATTGATAACGACGATTTGAAAATGATGAATTTGTTTGCGAATGTTCCGCATCAAATCATCAATATTGACGAAAGTGAAAATTTTCCTCTAACTAATATTAATTCGGCTGACGAATTAAACGATCTGAATATCAATTTAAGCTAA
- a CDS encoding molybdenum cofactor biosynthesis protein MoaE, translating to MSKNVFVEGPIAPEFIAESIAKHQSKHTIGAHNIFLGQVRADVIHDNTVVAIDYSAYKDMANEALYAIREKAFAKFDLTCMHIYHSLGVVKAGEICLFVFVSATRRKQVYEATEAIVNWIKTDVPIFGKEMFENDTFTWKQNT from the coding sequence ATGAGTAAAAATGTATTTGTAGAAGGACCAATTGCTCCTGAATTTATAGCCGAGTCGATTGCGAAACATCAATCGAAACATACAATTGGTGCGCATAATATTTTTTTAGGACAAGTTCGTGCCGATGTCATTCACGATAATACCGTCGTAGCAATTGATTATTCGGCGTATAAAGACATGGCGAATGAAGCGTTGTATGCAATCCGTGAAAAAGCTTTTGCGAAGTTTGACTTAACCTGCATGCATATTTATCACAGTTTAGGCGTTGTGAAAGCGGGCGAAATCTGTTTGTTTGTCTTTGTTTCGGCAACGCGACGCAAACAAGTTTATGAGGCTACAGAAGCCATTGTAAACTGGATTAAAACTGATGTGCCGATTTTTGGCAAAGAAATGTTTGAAAACGATACATTCACTTGGAAACAAAATACCTAA